In Microbacterium sp. ABRD28, the genomic stretch AAGCGGCGGCAGCTCGTCGGGCGACCGGATCCCGAGGGCCTGTCGAAGGTAGAGGGCGATCAGCACCGGCCGACCCGCGTCCTCGCGGATCAGCCACTCCGGACCGCCGGCACCGCCCATGCCGCCAGTGTAAAGGCCGCTGTTTGGGCGCGGGTAGGCTGAGCGGGTGGACCGCATCTCTGGCGACACTTCCCCCTCCTCTCCCGAGAATCCCTACGCGGCTGCGGGCGTCGACACCGCGGCGGGCGACCTGGCCGTGGAGCTGATGAAGGGTGCCGTCGCGCGCACCCACGGTCCCGAGGTGCTGGGCGGGGTCGGCGGCTTCGCCGGTCTCTTCGACGCTTCGGCGCTGCGCGGATACGAGCGGCCGCTCCTCGCGACGAGCACCGACGGCGTGGGGACGAAGGTCGCGATCGCGCAGGCGATCGACAAGCACGACACCATCGGTCTCGACCTCGTGGGCATGGTCATCGACGACATCGCCGTGGTCGGCGCCCGACCGCTGTTCATGACCGACTACATCGCCTGCGGCAAGGTCGTCCCGGCCCGCATCGCCGACATCGTCGCGGGCATCGCCCGCGGGTGCAGCGAGACGGGTGCGGCGCTCGTGGGCGGCGAGACCGCCGAGCACCCGGGGCTCCTCGGGCCCAACGACTACGACGTCGCCGGTGCCGCGACCGGTGTCGTCGAGGCATCCGCTGTTCTCGGGCCCGAGCGCGTGCGCCCGGGCGATGTCGTCCTCGCCCTCGCCTCCAGTGGCCCGCATTCGAACGGGTACTCCCTCATCCGCCACATCGTCGCCGGTGCCGGCATCGGCTACGGCGACCGGGCCGCCGATTTCGGGATGACCTGGGGTGAGGCCCTGCTCGAACCGACCCGCCTCTACACCCGTCCGCTGCTCGACCTCATCGACGAGGTCGGCGACGGGGTGCACGCGCTCAGCCACGTCACCGGCGGCGGCATCGCCGCCAACCTCGCGCGCGTACTGCCCCGCGGCAGCTGGGTCGAGGTCGACCGCTCGACGTGGGAGCCCCCCGCGGTGTTCCAGGTGCTCGCCGACCTCGGCGACCTCTCGCTCACCGCGACCGAGGGCACGTGGAACCTCGGCATCGGATTCTTCGCCGTCATCGCCCCCGAGACAGCGCATGCCGCGACGGCGGCGCTCGAGCGCACGGGCATCGCCACATGGCAGGTCGGCGTCATCGGCGACGGCCCCCTGCCGGACGGCGAGTTCGAACAGGGCGCGAAGGGGGTCGACGGGGGCGCGGTGCGTCTGGTCGGCGCCTACGGCGGCATCCCCCGGATCGGAGCGAAGTAACACCACATGTGCGGAATCGTCGGGATGGTCGGGCGCGGGAGCGTCAACCAGGAGATCTACGACTCGCTCCTTCTCCTCCAGCATCGGGGGCAGGACTCCACGGGCATCGCCACGGCGGAGCCGAGTGGCGCGGTGCACATGCACAAGGCGCGCGGGATGGTGCGCGAGGCCTTCCGCACCCGCGACATGCGGGCGCTGCTCGGCACGATCGGTCTCGGTCACGTCCGCTACGCCACCAAGGGCACGGCCTCGAGCGAGGAGGAGGCGCAGCCGTTCTACGTCAACGCCCCCTACGGCATCGTGCTGATCCACAACGGCAACCTCACCAACACCCGCGAGCTGACCGACGAGCTCTTCCACAAAGACCGTCGGCACCTGAACACCTCCAGCGACACCGAGCTTCTGGTGAACGTGCTCGGGGGCGAGCTGCAGTCCACGATCTCGGGCCCCGAACTCGACCCCGACCAGGTCTTCGACGCGGTCACCCGCGTGCACGAGCGCGTGGAGGGCTCGTACGCGGCGATCGCCCTCATCGCCGGGCACGGTCTGCTCGCGTTCCGCGACCCGTTCGGCATCCGGCCGCTCATCCTCGGCACCCGCCGCCACGACGACGGCCACTA encodes the following:
- the purM gene encoding phosphoribosylformylglycinamidine cyclo-ligase, with protein sequence MDRISGDTSPSSPENPYAAAGVDTAAGDLAVELMKGAVARTHGPEVLGGVGGFAGLFDASALRGYERPLLATSTDGVGTKVAIAQAIDKHDTIGLDLVGMVIDDIAVVGARPLFMTDYIACGKVVPARIADIVAGIARGCSETGAALVGGETAEHPGLLGPNDYDVAGAATGVVEASAVLGPERVRPGDVVLALASSGPHSNGYSLIRHIVAGAGIGYGDRAADFGMTWGEALLEPTRLYTRPLLDLIDEVGDGVHALSHVTGGGIAANLARVLPRGSWVEVDRSTWEPPAVFQVLADLGDLSLTATEGTWNLGIGFFAVIAPETAHAATAALERTGIATWQVGVIGDGPLPDGEFEQGAKGVDGGAVRLVGAYGGIPRIGAK